The genomic segment TATCTTTTTATAATATTTATATTTATCATTTTATGATAAACATATCTTTTTTAGTTATATGTCTTTTTATATTTTAAATAAATAATTTATTTTTTTCTTTCTCTAAATAATATAAAAAGTAATAATACTAAAAGTAAAATGATGATTATTATCAATAATGTATATCTAATATCAAATATTAATCCGGGAAGTTCAAATTCAGGTTTTAATCCCGCATCTTCAATATCTGTATCGATAACAATTGCCCCTTTCTTCCTAATATCTAATGTAACTGCTATAGATTTAGTTCTTCTATCTGCTGTTACCTTAATCATATCTTTATGAATTTTTGGTTCTTTATTTGGACTAATAAAAAAAGTAATTTCAATTGTTTCTGAAGCTTGGGGTGGCAATGTAAGGTTATATTGGCTCAATTCTATAAATTTACCAAGTGAAGCAGTATCGATTACAAAATCCAGAAATTTATCACCTGTGTTAATTATAGTAAATTTTTCTCTTTTATTTTCTCCTTGCCGCATTGTAACACTGAGAGTCGAAATATTTAGTTCGAATAAGTCTGGTTCTGAGATAGCAGCCCCACCACCGCCTCCACCACCGCCTTCCCCGCCGCCTGCAGAAACTGGAGTTGGCGCAGGGGTTGAAGTAACTGGAGTTTCCCTTAAAGTATAATTGGCCATGAATGGTGTTTCAAACACATAAGTTGCACCTGAATAATTTACTTCCTGGCAAATACTTGCAGAACAAATAGCCCCATCAATTAAAATTTGCGGATCTGTAAAACTTACCCCATACATTGTCAAAATAGCAGTTTTATTTAATTCCAGAACTATTTCTGTTTGCATTAAAATTGAATTAGATGACATCCGGACTAATTTATCAATATTAATATCTCTTTGTATTGTTACGGATTCAGTAAAATGAATCTCCCCATAAGAGGTCATTTCAAGGATAACATCAGCCATATTCTGCAACTGCGCATTTGCATATGTGTCCATTCTTGTGCTAGTTCCATCAAAATTGTTCATGGTTATATTGTAAGAAGCTGAAACGTTTAATGTAATATTGTTGCTTGTCGTATTACTTTTTGAGTTGTATGCTGTAAAAGTTATGTGCCTTATTCCCCTGAAATTTATTTCAGGAATAAAAGTAACATTTCCAGTCGCATTATTTAAAGAGACTGTAAGATTTGCTATAGGCGTAAAAGTATAGTTAAGTCCATTACCCAGCGGATTTGTAAAATATGCTGAAAGATTTAATGATGTATTGGTATCTTCTTCAAAGGTTATATTTGGAATATTTGCAACTAATATTGGCGGGGCATTAATTGAATCATTTGTTACATTAAGTTGTGTATTTGCAACCGAACTTCCTGAAATCTCCAATATAAGATTTCCAGTGATATCAATTGCATAACTTCCGGTTATTTCAGGTTGAAATGTCAGATTTTCTTGTTGAAGATTCATTATGATGCTGATTAACAACACCAACATTAACAAGCACGCAAATCTATAAAAAATCTGATTAACCCAGACTATTTCATTTATTTTTCTCTTTCCTTTCTTATTCTTAGTGTGTTTCGACATTGTACGTTAATGTACCGGAATATACTCCCGGCAGTAAGCCTAAAGGAGGTTTAATATGAAAATATGTTGGCATGGTTTCGTTTACTGCGGAATTATTGCAATCAAATGCTGTGCAGATTTCCAAGCCAGTGGAATGGTTAAAGTAAGAATCATTCTCTGTCAAATATACTGGACTGATTAAACTGGAACCTTCTGCAGACTGTGAATTATCATCGTCGATTAAATAATCAGTTCCATCAGGTGTCCAATTAAAATTTGCGTCGGCTAATCCGAGATACGTCGTATTCCATCTAATATCCAATACATTATTTCCAACATTTTTCATAATATATTCATTTGTTCCAAAATTCCAAATCCCAAGATATACTGTACCACCCCCCAAAATAATGGAGGATGTGTAATTAACAGAAGATAAAGTTCCATAAGACCAGGTGCCATTAGCTTCATTATCATTTCCTCTTGAACTGCCATAACCGCCCGGAGCATTAACATTAAATTTATAATTTCCAGCAGGGATAAAAAACGGAGGAGTGCTGTTCACTGCAGTTAAATTTGAACCGAATCTCCAAATACAATTTTCTCCTGAAATTGCGCCTGTTTCAACTTTCCATGAGAAATTTACATTATTGGCAGTATTGCATTTCTGATTGGATGTTGAATTTAGACATAAGTATAAAGTTGGATGATTTGTTCCGCAATCATTATCAATATCTCTAATAGTCATTTCTACCGCTAAGCTTATGTTTGTATATGATAACGGATTAAATGTACAAACAGATTCAGTACAGGCGCCATATGAGGTCGTAGTATCAGTCATATTTACATGGATAATATTTGGCATATAATCCGTAAGCTGCATTGTTTGATTTAAATAACCTTGAGATATATTAAGATTGAAACTATCTACTGCTTGTAAACTAACATAAACAGTATTATTATTCCAGCCGGTCTCTTGACCATCTGAACCCCAAGGTATAGCTGCATCTATTGTTTCATAAATATTTATTTGTGAACTGTCCTCATAATTTCTGTCCCCGTAATTTGTTGAACCAACCTTGAGTTTATAAGTTATCTTATCTCCATCCGCATCTGTTGCAGCTGCCCATGCCACATTAGGTGTTTGATCATGGGTTGCTGTAGTGTTAAAATTTGCAGGAATATCCGGAATACTGTTAGTTAATTGGACTATTATATCGTATGCGCCTTCACTTAAATTTAATTGTTTATCATCATAAGCAAACATTCTGATATAAACCGTTTTATTTGTCCAATTTCCGTCATTTAATATATTGCCCCATGGAATTCTTGCATCAAAAAATGTAAAATTCTGCGTGCTTGCAGTTAAATGATTAGCAACTAAATTGTATGGACCGGTTGCGCCAATAGTGCTGACTGAAATATTATATGTTATTAAATCTCCGGCATCTGTATCAGTAGCTGATGACCAGTCTGTTCTTGGGCCCGGACTGTGTGAATGCAGCAAACCAGCGGTATTATTCAATTTTAAATTTGAAGCAACACTGGGAATATCATTTCTCAGCGTAAATTTACCGTCATATTTACTTTGAATTGTTCCAATTAGATTGTCAGTAGCATTGATCCTGAAATAATAATCTCTGATTGTGCTGCCACTGCCTAAAGTGAAATTATAATCTAAAGCTGTTGCCGACCAAGTATATGAATTTGTTGTAATATTAACATTTAACCTGCTTGTTTGACCTGATGCCATGTCTCCTATTTGGATGTTATAAGTTAATGAATCTTTCGGACATAAATCCGCGCCAGTCCCGTCTTCTGGATCATATGCTGCAGTCCAGCTTATATCCGGAGTAGTGTCATGAGTAGATGACGGCGCAAAACTAGCAGCTGATTGCGGCGGACGATTAAGTATTGTAAAATTAAAATATGTTATCTCAGAACGGTTATTTGCTCCTGCAGTGTTGTCCCAACTCATCATCGCCCCATAATAATCATTATGAGTTCCATTATATGTTATATTTAATACAGTAAAGTTTTGATTTAATATTATACCCGTGGTATTATCTTCGATTGAACTAGCCTCAGACCATGCATTAATTACGCTGCATTTAGTGTTATTCGACTCATTTTGTTTTGTTAATGTTTGAAGATTAGCATAAATATTGGTTACGCAAATAAACGTTTTAATTGTATCGCCTTGGGCATCGGTCCCTTTCCCCCAAATTAAAGATGCGTTTAACATATGCGTAGTCAGATTATTATCGTCGGTATATACGTCCCAACTTTGTCCTCCGAAGCATTGTTCAGTATTTTCAAAACCATCCTGCAGAGTGATTCTTAAAGGGTCAGATGGCGCAGTATTCGCCGTGCCAGTAGTAAAAGTAATATCAACTTTTGCGGCCGACACTGCATTTGAAAATAGGATGAATAAATATATAATTATAAAAATCTTCGCCATCCGTTTATTTGTTGAATTCATTTTTAATTTACCGTGAATATTCTGTAAGTGATTATATCTGCATATGTGCCTGCTTCTAAACCAACTGGCGGCATAATATGATAGTATGTAGGGAGCGTTTCGTTGTATGCTGCGCTATTACAATTTTTACTTACGCAAATGTCTAAACCTGTAGTATAGTTAAATGAACTTTCATTTGCTGAAAGATATACTGGAGCGATTAAGCCCGATGCTTCTGAGGACTGCAAGTTATCATCATCAATCTGGAAATCTGTGCCGTCAGGGGTCCAGTTTAATGCTGATGCAGCTCTTACAAGATCGGTTGCATTCCATAGTGCCGATACAACCGTATTACCATAATTTGTCATAACATATTCATTATTACCTGAACTCCATTGGCCTAATTTAATTGTTGCGCCTCCTAATATTACGGAAGTCGGGTAATTTACTGAAGTTAAGCTTCCAAATGTCCAAGTATTGTTCATTGCAGCGTCAGATGGATTTCTCTCATCATGATCTGTCAAATTAATATGATACCTGTAAGTATTTGCGGGATGGAAGAATTGTAAAGTATCTTTTGTCTTGTTTGCGCTAAATTGGAATAAACAATCATTATTTACTTTTGAAATACTGTCAACATTGTAAGTGTAATTATAAGCTGTAGATGAACAACCTTGGTATGATGATTGATTGATACATAAATATAAATTAAGCTCCCCATAAGCATCATCAGTGCAATCTTGGTCAATATCTGTTGCATTAATCAATACTGCAAATGTTATATTTGAACCAGATACAGGATTTAGCGTGCAACTTGGACAGGTTCCAAATGAAGTAACTGTGTCAGTGAACCTTACTTTGCTAATTTTTGGCAGGCTGTTAGTTATGTTTAAATTCCATTGCGTTGATGCCCCCCAATTGCCCCGGCTATCATTTGCATAATATCTCCAGTAAATCAAGTTTCCCCTAGAACTGCAGGCTGTAATGTTATTTGAAACATCTATTGCCGTAGCGCCAACTGCCGTAAATGTATCATTCCTTAAAATCCCGTCGCCGCAGTTGTATTCCAGGTAATAACCGCTGATTAAACTTACATCTGAAATAGAGATGTTAAACAAACCGTCTTCATACCGTTTTAATGTTGTGAAATTAGTGTTATTATCAGTAAAAGCTGGTCCTGCTACATTCATAACCATCATACGGCGTAACCCCGAAAGTTAAGTTTGTCCTCAAGTTAAAATATCTGCTTGTTATATTATTAATGGTATGGTTTGCGCCTGTACTGTCAATCTGTCCATAAAAGGTCATATTATATAAATCTCCAATTTCTTGCGCTGTTAATGTTCGGTTCCAAAGCATGACCTCATCTAATATACCATCAAATACCGCAGTACTATAATTACCGATTGCTGTCCCAATTTCTGCGCCCATCGTAATTGCATAAGTCGCAATTTTAGATGCTTTTAAGTTTCCATTAATATAAAAACTAACATTTTTATCTGAATTTTGATATGTTATAATTAAATGCGACCATGAATTATTCGGAAAATCATAAGTATAATTAGTATATTGATAATTTGTTCCAGTATTTGCAGATGTAAATAAACAAACATCATTGAGTCCACAACCTAATAAACCTCTATCCATACCTACAGCCCATCCCCCAAAACTCCCCAAGTCTCTAAAATTTGAAAAGAAAACAGAATTATCAGTTGTTAAATTAGGTTTTAACCACATTCCTATACTAAATGTTGTTATGTCAAGACCATTCCTATTATTAAGTTTAACACCGCCCGAGTTTGCGGATTCAAACAAATATCCATTTTTAATTTTACCTGTGATATTAGTTACTTTATTCTCTGACTTTCCATGATTAGACCCCTGTGAATCTTTTGCATCGTTATCAAATTTCCAATAACTGACTAAACCATCTTTTAACGCTCTTGTCCCGTTAATATACCATTCATATACAGTTGCGTTTTCCGGGTTGCCGTTGCTGTCTGTGTATGTCCAGGTTCCGCCAACTTCAGGTGTTATTGATGTCACAGTTGCAGGAGTTATATTGAC from the Candidatus Woesearchaeota archaeon genome contains:
- a CDS encoding LamG domain-containing protein; amino-acid sequence: TINNLTSNYYGVGTNLTFGVTPYDGYEYGTQVNSTTINVTVAANIVPVASNVNITPATVTSITPEVGGTWTYTDSNGNPENATVYEWYINGTRALKDGLVSYWKFDNDAKDSQGSNHGKSENKVTNITGKIKNGYLFESANSGGVKLNNRNGLDITTFSIGMWLKPNLTTDNSVFFSNFRDLGSFGGWAVGMDRGLLGCGLNDVCLFTSANTGTNYQYTNYTYDFPNNSWSHLIITYQNSDKNVSFYINGNLKASKIATYAITMGAEIGTAIGNYSTAVFDGILDEVMLWNRTLTAQEIGDLYNMTFYGQIDSTGANHTINNITSRYFNLRTNLTFGVTPYDGYECSRTSFY